The Candidatus Eisenbacteria bacterium nucleotide sequence CCGTCGCTCCGGCCGCGTCCGACCGGCGTCCGACGGCCGCCGAGCGTGCGAAGCAGCGGCAGGCCGCCGCGATGCTGCTGCTCCTCATGCTCGGACGGGACCGCCTCGCGGCCGCCCCGAGGTGAGCACGTGTGGGGGAAACGAAAGGAGCACGCCCCGCCGCAGCGGGGGCTCGGAGCCTTCCTGGACGAAGGCTCCGAGATCGAAGGCAAGTACACCTGCAGCGGCACGGTGATGCTCGACGCCAAGGTCCGCGGCGAGATCACCTCCAAGGACACGCTCATCATCGGCGAGCACGGCGTCGTCGAGGCGCGCGTGCTCGGGGTCACGGTGGTCGTGCGCGGCAAGCTCGTCGGCACGATCGTCGCCACCGAACGCATCGACCTGAAGGGCAGCGCTCGGGTCACCGGCGACGTCGAGGCGCCGATCATCACCGTGGATGAGGGCGCGCACCTCGACGGCCGCTGCCGCACGACGAGAAAGACGCCGGCCGAGGCTCCACTCGCGGTCGTCGTCCCACTCAAGGCATGAACCCGCCGATCAACCTGCTCGTGGTCCATGGCGACGGCTCGCGCGTGCTGCGCGTCTGCCTGTCGCAGTGGATCGCCTACGCGACGGTCGGACTGGGTGCCGCGATCGTGACCGTCATGCTGGGCCTCGCGGGCCACTACGTCGTGCTCGCGCAGCAGTCCGGTCAAGTGGCGGGACTCCGCCAGCGTGTCGCCGACCAGTATGCGCTCCTGGCCTCCTTTCAGACGCGAATCGCCGCCATCCGCCGCGAGGTCGGGGACTGGAAGGCCGTGCACGCCAGGATGGCGGAGGCGTTCGGTCCCGAGGCGGGCGTGGACGAAGGGAAGAGTGGGATCGGCGGCGCGGCGGCCGACATTCCGGTCGACGCGAACGTCGCGCTCGCCCCGCAGGACGAGCTGGACCTGCTCGCGACGGGGGTAGCCGAGGAAGGGCCGCGACTCCACGCGCTGGAGCACGTCGTCAGCCGCGCCGGCGAGATGATGTCCAGGCTGCCGCTCCGCTGGCCCATCCGCGGACCGGTCAACTCGGAGTTCGGTCCGCGCCGTTCTCCCTGGAGTGGAGCACAGGAGCGGCACGAGGGGATCGACATCGGCAGTCCCTCCGGGACCCCGGTCGCGGCGCCGGCGGCGGGGACCATCGTCGTCGCGAACGCCCACGGCGACTACGGGAACCACGTCGAGATCGATCACGGCAACGGCGTGCGGTCGCTCTACGGCCACCTGAAGGAGATCGAGGTGAAGGTCGGCCAGCAGGTGAAGAAGGGACAGGTGGTCGGGCTCGTCGGCAGCACCGGACGGAGCACGGGGCCGCACCTGCACTACGAGCTGCTCGTGCAGGGCAGCCCGGTCGATCCCCGCGGATTCCTCTGGGAGCGGTAGAGTCGCCGTCAGGCGATCATCAGGCGCAGCGGCCGCAAGCGGCGGCGGAGGGGATCGAGCCCGAGGCCCAGCTCCTCGAGCGTCACCATCCCGAGCAGGCACGCGTCCCCTGCCCGTCCAAAGACCACGCGCGAGATGCCATGGCTGCCCTGGATCTCGAACCCGACGTGCCCGACGCGCCGCCGCACGCTTCGCCCGTCGGCCAGCCAGAAGGTCTCCATGCGCTCGGCCTCGACGCCGATCGACCGTAGCTCCGACGCCGGCACGACCGAGTAGATCGCGCCGGAATCGACCGTCATGTCGACGTCCGTCGTTCGCTCGCGATCGGCGATGTTCGCGAGGCGGGCGCGCACCGTCGTCATCCCCAGGCGGCGATCTCCTTCCAATCGCCGGCGTGCACGGAGGAGCGTCACGAGGCAATGCCTAGAACAGGGCTATCGGACGCGCAACGACTCCGACCGTCTCACCAACCCTTCGTCCTGATTCCAGCAACGCTGCGCCGACCCCAGTCCCTTCCTCATTCCAATGCGGTCCTGACGGCCGTCGCGTCGAGAGCGACGAAGTGCTGGGCCGTGACCCAGAGTCGGGTCCCGGGGGGCAGATGCAGGTAGATCGCCCGTGCGACGCCGGTCGTGCGCTCGATCGCTCGCTGCCAGCGAAGCCTGATGCCGATGGCGTCGAGGTCGACCGTCCGCTCCCTGGAGCGGACGCGCCATCGCGCGAGGTGGTCGGCTGCGGCCAGGAAGTCCCGCTTCTGGCCGTTGCAGCGGCGGTGGGCAACGACGAGGTTGTCGAGGCTGTCGTCGGGGTGGCGCGCCCACGGGATGAAGTGGTCGACCTCGGGCGCCAGAGCCGACCGCCCGAGGCGATCGGCACAGTAGAAGCAGCGATCGTCCTGGAGGTCGCGAAGCGGATCGCACACCGGCGCCAGGCTCACGCGCTCGGGGCCGAAGAGGAAGCGTTCGAGCTCCGACTCCTCGCGGTCGTTCAGCTCGGCGACCTTGATCGCCCACGCGCGCTGGAGCAGCGGCCGCAGCAAGCCGTTCAACCGGACGAGATTCTCCCCCACTCCGGCCCGTAGATGGATGCGGTTGTCGAACGCACCACCGCCGGTCTCCTGGTAGCGCCGCATCTCGCGCCGATCGATGCGCGCATCCCAGGCAATCGTGTAGATGAAGGAAACGACCTCGTCGCCGATCGTTTGGAGGCGAGGCAGCGGCATCTCGACCAGCTTCCACTCGACGAAGCGAACGAGCGCCTCGAACTGGTCGGGCGCCGCGAGGCGAGCCTGCGCGAGCGGCAGCGACCGATCGGCGCCCACCCGGTGTCGAAGCG carries:
- a CDS encoding polymer-forming cytoskeletal protein encodes the protein MWGKRKEHAPPQRGLGAFLDEGSEIEGKYTCSGTVMLDAKVRGEITSKDTLIIGEHGVVEARVLGVTVVVRGKLVGTIVATERIDLKGSARVTGDVEAPIITVDEGAHLDGRCRTTRKTPAEAPLAVVVPLKA
- a CDS encoding HNH endonuclease domain-containing protein, yielding MPGSTDEAISLAERIFQILDQGRFTATYKYAVLTALLDLCLENVSRTGAAPDVLTTRQLAEKVLELYWPQTRPWSAAGELRQSSGPGGGQAEIVRAIATLRHRVGADRSLPLAQARLAAPDQFEALVRFVEWKLVEMPLPRLQTIGDEVVSFIYTIAWDARIDRREMRRYQETGGGAFDNRIHLRAGVGENLVRLNGLLRPLLQRAWAIKVAELNDREESELERFLFGPERVSLAPVCDPLRDLQDDRCFYCADRLGRSALAPEVDHFIPWARHPDDSLDNLVVAHRRCNGQKRDFLAAADHLARWRVRSRERTVDLDAIGIRLRWQRAIERTTGVARAIYLHLPPGTRLWVTAQHFVALDATAVRTALE
- a CDS encoding M23 family metallopeptidase — translated: MNPPINLLVVHGDGSRVLRVCLSQWIAYATVGLGAAIVTVMLGLAGHYVVLAQQSGQVAGLRQRVADQYALLASFQTRIAAIRREVGDWKAVHARMAEAFGPEAGVDEGKSGIGGAAADIPVDANVALAPQDELDLLATGVAEEGPRLHALEHVVSRAGEMMSRLPLRWPIRGPVNSEFGPRRSPWSGAQERHEGIDIGSPSGTPVAAPAAGTIVVANAHGDYGNHVEIDHGNGVRSLYGHLKEIEVKVGQQVKKGQVVGLVGSTGRSTGPHLHYELLVQGSPVDPRGFLWER
- a CDS encoding Retroviral aspartyl protease; this encodes MTLLRARRRLEGDRRLGMTTVRARLANIADRERTTDVDMTVDSGAIYSVVPASELRSIGVEAERMETFWLADGRSVRRRVGHVGFEIQGSHGISRVVFGRAGDACLLGMVTLEELGLGLDPLRRRLRPLRLMIA